A window of Clostridium botulinum BKT015925 contains these coding sequences:
- the flgC gene encoding flagellar basal body rod protein FlgC: protein MNAFSSLRISASGLSAERLRMDTISSNITNFKTTRGKDGQKEPYRRKIAVFQENFKKELGKNKKGYETSLNGVKAVGIVEDKSPLRRVYNPNHPDADKDGYVLMPNVNILNEMADMIAATRAYEANVTAINSSKNMFMKALEIGR from the coding sequence ATGAATGCTTTTAGTTCCCTTAGAATAAGTGCAAGTGGTCTTTCCGCTGAAAGACTTAGAATGGATACTATATCATCAAATATTACTAATTTCAAAACGACTAGAGGAAAAGATGGACAAAAAGAACCTTATAGGAGAAAAATTGCTGTGTTCCAAGAAAATTTTAAAAAAGAATTAGGTAAAAATAAAAAAGGATATGAGACTTCATTAAATGGAGTTAAGGCAGTTGGCATTGTAGAAGACAAATCTCCTTTAAGAAGAGTGTACAACCCCAACCATCCAGATGCTGATAAAGATGGTTATGTATTAATGCCAAATGTAAATATTTTAAATGAAATGGCAGATATGATTGCTGCAACACGTGCATATGAAGCAAATGTAACAGCTATAAATTCATCTAAAAATATGTTTATGAAAGCATTAGAAATAGGAAGATAG
- a CDS encoding choline kinase family protein, producing MLETKKFLYDNQLIVYCLKMQYGEIKKVAKIGGMTNTNYKLDFENKSLVVRIPQENTKKMINRVDEKVNSYLAYKADVDESFLFIDDVSGIKISKYLGNGEMLNPKNARRFKSMKMVVGVLKKLHGSNIQFNNVFDPFDMINKYEDILKEEGGKFFHDYKYLKEKIFDYKNTLTSLNIKLVSCHNDTVPENFILNNGELNLIDWEYSGMNDYVWDLAAHILECGFSNEEEKQFLGLYFSNKVIDDSMMFRVNLYKAMQDFLWSLWSNIKICYGEELNDYSMLRYGRAKNMIMHLKEDI from the coding sequence ATGTTAGAAACTAAGAAATTTCTGTATGATAATCAACTTATAGTATATTGTTTGAAAATGCAATATGGAGAAATTAAGAAGGTGGCAAAAATAGGTGGTATGACTAATACTAATTATAAATTAGATTTTGAGAATAAAAGCTTAGTTGTAAGAATACCCCAAGAAAATACAAAAAAGATGATAAATAGAGTAGATGAAAAGGTAAATTCTTATTTAGCATATAAAGCTGATGTGGATGAAAGTTTTTTGTTTATAGATGATGTAAGTGGGATAAAAATAAGTAAGTATTTAGGCAATGGAGAAATGCTTAATCCTAAAAATGCTCGAAGATTTAAAAGTATGAAAATGGTGGTAGGAGTATTAAAAAAACTGCATGGTTCAAATATTCAATTTAACAATGTATTTGATCCATTTGACATGATAAATAAATATGAAGATATATTAAAAGAAGAAGGTGGTAAGTTTTTTCATGATTACAAATATTTGAAAGAAAAAATTTTTGATTATAAAAATACACTAACTAGTTTAAATATTAAATTAGTATCTTGTCATAATGATACCGTTCCTGAGAACTTCATATTAAATAATGGAGAACTTAATTTAATTGATTGGGAATATAGTGGAATGAATGATTATGTATGGGATTTAGCTGCACATATATTAGAATGTGGATTTTCTAATGAAGAAGAAAAACAGTTTTTAGGCTTATATTTTAGTAATAAAGTTATTGATGATAGTATGATGTTTAGAGTTAATTTATATAAAGCAATGCAAGATTTTTTATGGAGCTTATGGTCTAATATAAAAATTTGCTATGGGGAAGAGTTAAATGATTACTCTATGTTAAGGTATGGTAGAGCTAAGAATATGATAATGCATTTAAAGGAGGATATTTAA
- the flgB gene encoding flagellar basal body rod protein FlgB, protein MKIGNMSESQKNYDLIKQSLNATAKRKNVINNNISNFNTKGYKRSYVTFEDSLKESKDKLNLKITNDKHIDYKKKFGEISIKKDESDSMKMDGNNVDVDNEMTNLAANNLEYNALITTLNSTLSLKRYIINGGR, encoded by the coding sequence ATGAAAATAGGAAATATGTCGGAAAGCCAAAAAAATTACGATTTGATAAAACAATCTTTAAATGCCACTGCAAAAAGAAAAAATGTTATAAACAATAATATATCTAATTTCAATACAAAAGGATATAAAAGAAGTTATGTAACTTTTGAAGATAGTTTAAAGGAAAGCAAGGATAAACTAAATCTTAAAATTACTAATGATAAGCATATTGACTATAAGAAAAAATTTGGAGAAATAAGTATAAAAAAAGACGAATCAGACAGTATGAAAATGGACGGAAATAATGTAGATGTTGATAATGAAATGACAAATTTAGCAGCAAATAATTTAGAGTATAATGCACTCATAACTACGCTAAATTCTACATTATCTCTTAAAAGATATATTATAAATGGAGGAAGATAA
- a CDS encoding flagellin codes for MLINNALVLGTFSKLNKNVKKSEKCNATASSGKRINKAADDAAGLTICESFKAQVRGLSQGERNTQEGLSLLQCVDGHMEGIQKDLQRMREMAIENATDTRTDEDRKKAEKEFNQIKENIKYVSDNAEFNKIKLFDKDKKLSIQIKYEPFIYEEINLNELSLNSLGIESDNLLTRDASSNTIKSIDDAISKCVSQRVDIGSAMSRLESALNDTKNTNSSTTASLSRIEDIDMANAAMNLFKSDVLVKYTNAMVCHANQDTNNSMKLLG; via the coding sequence ATGCTAATTAATAATGCTTTAGTTTTAGGAACATTTAGTAAATTAAATAAAAACGTAAAAAAATCAGAAAAGTGCAATGCAACAGCCTCATCTGGAAAGAGAATAAATAAGGCAGCTGATGATGCAGCAGGTCTTACTATATGTGAAAGTTTTAAAGCACAAGTTAGAGGGCTTTCACAAGGAGAAAGAAATACACAAGAAGGATTATCGCTTCTTCAATGTGTAGATGGTCATATGGAAGGAATTCAAAAAGACCTACAGAGAATGAGAGAAATGGCAATAGAAAATGCTACGGATACTCGTACAGACGAAGATAGAAAAAAAGCTGAAAAAGAATTTAATCAAATAAAAGAAAATATAAAGTATGTATCAGATAATGCAGAGTTTAATAAAATTAAATTATTTGACAAAGATAAAAAGCTTTCTATACAAATAAAATATGAACCATTTATCTATGAAGAAATAAATCTAAATGAATTATCATTAAATAGTTTAGGAATAGAAAGTGACAATCTTCTGACAAGAGATGCATCATCAAATACAATAAAGTCAATTGATGATGCGATTTCAAAGTGTGTATCTCAAAGAGTAGATATTGGAAGTGCTATGAGCAGACTTGAATCAGCCTTAAATGATACAAAGAATACAAATAGTAGTACGACAGCATCTCTATCTAGAATAGAAGATATTGATATGGCAAATGCTGCGATGAATCTTTTTAAGAGTGATGTTTTAGTTAAGTATACAAATGCAATGGTTTGCCATGCAAATCAAGATACTAATAATAGTATGAAGCTTTTGGGATAA
- a CDS encoding PIG-L deacetylase family protein, translated as MKKRVLVVSVHPDDETLGCGGTLLKHRDNGDELSWLIVTKASSKLGFSEEFLVEREIQVKKVSEKFKFENVYKLGYYTTKLHTMDFSELILNISNVINDIRPQIIYINNKSDIHTDHQVVAKAMMSCTKSFRYPFIERILMYECISETEMAPPFIENIFIPNVYSDISDFIEKKLEIMSIYKSEVQESPLPRSLDNIKALARYRGASCGEKYAEAFMIVREKF; from the coding sequence ATGAAAAAAAGAGTATTAGTAGTATCAGTTCATCCAGATGATGAAACTTTGGGATGTGGTGGAACTTTATTAAAGCATAGGGATAATGGAGATGAATTAAGTTGGTTAATAGTAACTAAAGCTTCTAGTAAGTTAGGATTTTCGGAAGAATTCTTAGTTGAAAGAGAGATTCAGGTAAAAAAAGTAAGCGAAAAATTTAAGTTTGAAAATGTTTACAAGTTAGGGTATTATACAACTAAACTACATACAATGGATTTTAGTGAGTTAATATTAAATATATCTAACGTAATAAATGATATTAGACCACAAATAATATACATTAATAATAAATCAGATATACATACAGACCATCAAGTAGTAGCAAAGGCTATGATGAGTTGTACAAAAAGTTTTAGATATCCATTTATAGAAAGAATTTTAATGTATGAATGTATATCTGAAACAGAAATGGCACCACCTTTTATAGAAAATATATTTATTCCCAATGTATACAGTGATATAAGTGATTTTATAGAGAAAAAGCTTGAAATTATGAGCATATATAAATCAGAAGTACAAGAATCTCCATTGCCTAGAAGTCTAGATAATATCAAGGCTTTAGCAAGATATAGAGGAGCTTCATGTGGAGAAAAATATGCAGAGGCTTTTATGATAGTAAGAGAAAAATTTTAG
- a CDS encoding DMT family transporter, translating to MKNKKNILGFIFGSMSGITWAIDTIIVGVVLMSCGNMFNYKELIVLPFIIAFLKDLFSCILLNIEMVRSKKFNYILKSILSGKVKILILGSILGGPIGMTLYIVSIKFISPEGAANISAIYPIVTAILSSIIIKEKLNFKSKLGVIFSFIGVFIVGYSKTQCNFNFMVGIGMSLVIITILCWALESILYSFQVSKVLELSSMEALAIREIVAMIVHVVIIGFICFKDINIIKIVSNIYPLILFTSCISLTSYLLWYKSIDLIGPAKATTLNVTYVLWVVVFQIVLFNENIKFNFILGSIMILIGSIFMINSKSQ from the coding sequence ATGAAAAATAAAAAAAATATACTAGGCTTTATTTTTGGCAGTATGTCGGGAATAACATGGGCTATAGATACTATAATAGTTGGTGTAGTTTTAATGAGTTGTGGAAATATGTTTAATTATAAAGAATTAATTGTTCTACCATTTATAATAGCATTTTTAAAAGATTTATTTTCATGTATATTATTAAATATAGAGATGGTAAGGAGTAAGAAATTTAATTATATACTAAAGAGTATTTTAAGTGGGAAGGTTAAAATTTTAATTTTAGGATCAATTCTGGGTGGACCAATTGGTATGACTCTTTATATAGTGAGTATAAAGTTTATATCACCTGAAGGGGCAGCTAATATATCGGCAATATATCCAATAGTTACTGCCATATTATCTTCTATAATTATTAAAGAAAAACTTAATTTTAAAAGTAAATTAGGAGTTATTTTTAGTTTTATAGGAGTTTTTATTGTTGGGTATAGCAAAACTCAATGTAATTTCAATTTTATGGTAGGAATTGGGATGTCGTTGGTTATAATTACGATTTTATGTTGGGCATTAGAAAGTATATTATATTCTTTTCAAGTGTCTAAAGTGTTAGAACTGAGCTCTATGGAAGCACTAGCTATACGTGAAATTGTAGCTATGATAGTCCATGTAGTTATAATAGGGTTTATATGTTTTAAGGATATTAATATTATTAAAATAGTAAGTAATATATATCCTTTGATATTATTTACATCTTGTATAAGTTTGACATCATATTTGTTATGGTATAAATCTATAGATTTAATAGGACCAGCGAAGGCTACTACACTAAATGTTACTTATGTTTTATGGGTAGTTGTTTTTCAGATAGTTTTATTTAATGAAAATATAAAGTTTAACTTTATATTAGGCAGTATAATGATATTGATAGGATCTATTTTTATGATAAATAGTAAATCCCAGTAG
- a CDS encoding NAD-dependent 4,6-dehydratase LegB — protein sequence MNWNGKKVLVTGAEGFIGSHLIERLVELGADITALVQYNSFNNWGWIDTFDKNVKDNIKVITGDVREYDNVKRMVSGQEVVMHLAALIAIPYSYLSPMAYVRTNVEGTTNILEACREEENIEKIVHTSTSETYGTALYVPIDEKHPMQGQSPYSASKIGADKMAESFYRSFNLPIATIRPFNTYGPRQSARAVIPTIISQVLAGKREIKLGSLTPTRDFNYVKDTAEAFVKIAESDKTIGEVINAGSNYEITIGETAKRIIELIGHDVKIFCDEERIRPEKSEVNRLWANNTKIKNLTDWTPKYSIDEGLRETIEWIKNNMQYFKTDIYNV from the coding sequence ATGAACTGGAATGGAAAAAAAGTTTTAGTTACAGGTGCAGAAGGATTCATAGGAAGTCATTTAATAGAAAGATTAGTGGAACTTGGAGCTGATATTACAGCACTTGTACAATATAATTCTTTTAATAATTGGGGCTGGATTGATACATTTGATAAAAACGTAAAGGATAATATAAAAGTAATAACTGGAGATGTAAGAGAATACGACAACGTAAAGAGAATGGTAAGTGGACAAGAAGTTGTAATGCATCTTGCAGCTTTAATTGCAATACCATATTCATATTTATCTCCAATGGCTTATGTAAGAACTAATGTAGAGGGAACAACAAATATATTAGAAGCTTGTAGAGAAGAAGAAAACATTGAAAAAATAGTTCACACTTCAACAAGTGAAACTTATGGAACAGCACTTTATGTCCCAATAGATGAAAAACATCCAATGCAAGGACAATCTCCTTATTCAGCATCAAAAATAGGGGCAGATAAAATGGCAGAAAGTTTTTATAGATCATTTAACCTTCCAATTGCAACAATAAGACCTTTTAATACATATGGTCCAAGACAATCTGCAAGAGCTGTAATACCAACAATAATATCACAAGTACTTGCAGGAAAGAGGGAAATAAAGCTGGGAAGTTTAACACCTACAAGAGATTTCAATTATGTAAAAGATACAGCAGAAGCTTTTGTTAAAATAGCCGAGAGTGATAAAACAATAGGTGAAGTAATAAATGCTGGTTCTAATTATGAAATTACTATAGGAGAAACAGCTAAAAGGATAATAGAATTAATAGGACATGATGTTAAAATTTTTTGTGATGAAGAAAGAATAAGACCAGAAAAAAGTGAAGTAAATAGACTCTGGGCAAACAATACTAAGATAAAAAATCTTACTGATTGGACGCCAAAATACAGTATTGATGAAGGGCTTAGAGAAACAATAGAGTGGATAAAAAATAACATGCAATATTTTAAAACTGACATTTATAATGTATAA
- a CDS encoding sugar phosphate nucleotidyltransferase, with protein MRAIILAAGKGTRLRPLTEYIPKPLIKVNGKPIIERQIECLIEKGIREIIIVIGYLAEKFNYIPQKYKHVVIKLVYNENYDKFNNIYTMYLVKEYLKDTYVLDGDVYINNNFINTNLNRSTYFGIKKNSFKDEWVIYEQNNKIVNIKEESVLNEYKIILSGISYWNLQDGIKINYILEEKLNTNIWTNLYWDNIVKDNLSKLEICLHKINNDDCFEIDSIKDLKEVEKLVLA; from the coding sequence GTGAGAGCTATTATTTTAGCAGCAGGAAAAGGAACAAGGCTTAGACCGTTAACGGAATATATACCTAAGCCACTTATAAAGGTAAATGGAAAACCTATAATAGAAAGACAAATAGAATGTTTAATAGAAAAGGGAATAAGAGAGATAATTATAGTTATAGGGTATTTAGCTGAAAAATTTAATTATATACCACAAAAATATAAACATGTTGTTATAAAGTTAGTTTATAATGAGAATTATGATAAGTTTAATAATATATATACTATGTATTTAGTTAAAGAGTATTTAAAAGATACTTATGTTTTAGATGGAGATGTGTATATAAATAATAATTTCATAAATACTAATTTAAATAGGTCAACTTACTTTGGAATCAAAAAAAACAGTTTTAAGGATGAATGGGTTATATATGAGCAAAACAATAAAATAGTCAACATAAAAGAGGAAAGTGTTCTTAATGAGTATAAGATAATATTATCGGGTATATCCTATTGGAATCTACAAGATGGAATTAAAATAAATTATATATTAGAAGAAAAATTAAATACAAACATATGGACAAATTTATATTGGGATAATATTGTAAAAGATAATTTAAGTAAATTAGAAATATGTTTACACAAAATTAACAATGATGATTGTTTTGAAATAGATAGTATTAAAGATTTAAAAGAAGTTGAAAAACTAGTCTTAGCTTAA
- a CDS encoding sulfatase-like hydrolase/transferase: protein MIELQRLRQMKEELNKAINNEEFNIAEDLIKQYEIQADYDIEVKNIKAVLEFYKGNVEEAKEILLYIFNKFEFNFDININLGIIYIACNEYRDAIKYFIRSMIIDTSKVEIVMPYVETILNNGFSSEEFSKIKFEVMQLFSTYQKVFPKSIDGNNYVGKMVTINDNEYGVGIYDYYLAERTGIFKEFNDELYTMYKLEMFNSSKTKRVEVQAINSDIVIPIMSLNDNSVIHATVNGIMYELNKGLAQRFCYYTFNKNDQIIIESNDDFIIGKVIERKGEKSKPKLVLNVFVDGLSQKFLDEKGFKNAMPNSYNFFKEGTICTNNYVSGDWTYVSLASFFTGMYSTDHKFYHPDFSSYSLYNKKLFSEVFQENGYFTSKIDGDWRSTPTMGYAKGIDRYVYQPCVMGMHTDEVINETIEHLDAFKEKNNFMWICLPDLHDIADEYENRLSVQVNNPIETRVFHKTNETSVRKTYDEKKIFKYGTQLRRIDRYLGMLFNYIKENYKEDEYIISVVADHGQGYFIKDEFLDDGRIKTAMMFRGKGIPKGECTELTQGMDLFPVMLNAAQIKDVDLKDGNVPKYFGGESEREYVYSESIFCNDPYRATINDKVHKFFFETKENCQVDSRFKIDGYTIKLINKSTNKDETSIYEEKVEKYLKVIFNHIKEYIII from the coding sequence GTGATTGAATTACAAAGGTTAAGACAGATGAAAGAAGAGTTAAATAAAGCTATAAATAACGAAGAATTTAATATCGCAGAAGATTTGATAAAACAATATGAAATACAAGCGGACTATGATATAGAGGTTAAAAATATAAAAGCGGTATTAGAGTTTTATAAAGGAAATGTGGAAGAAGCTAAAGAAATACTCTTGTATATATTTAATAAATTTGAATTTAACTTTGATATTAATATTAACCTAGGAATTATATATATAGCTTGTAATGAGTATAGAGATGCTATTAAATATTTTATAAGAAGTATGATAATAGATACATCAAAGGTTGAAATTGTTATGCCATATGTTGAAACTATTTTAAATAATGGATTTTCTTCTGAAGAGTTTTCTAAAATTAAATTTGAAGTTATGCAATTATTTTCTACATATCAAAAAGTTTTTCCTAAATCTATTGATGGGAATAATTATGTAGGTAAAATGGTTACCATAAATGATAATGAATATGGTGTAGGAATATATGATTATTATTTGGCTGAAAGAACAGGAATATTTAAAGAATTTAATGATGAACTGTATACAATGTATAAATTAGAAATGTTTAATTCATCAAAAACAAAAAGAGTTGAAGTGCAAGCGATAAATAGTGATATAGTTATTCCAATAATGTCATTAAATGATAATAGCGTTATACATGCAACTGTAAATGGTATCATGTATGAATTAAATAAAGGATTGGCACAAAGATTTTGCTATTATACATTTAACAAAAATGATCAAATAATAATTGAGTCTAATGATGATTTTATTATAGGAAAAGTTATAGAGCGTAAAGGTGAAAAAAGTAAGCCTAAATTAGTATTAAATGTTTTTGTAGATGGATTATCACAGAAATTTTTAGATGAAAAGGGATTTAAAAATGCTATGCCAAATTCTTATAATTTCTTTAAAGAGGGAACGATTTGTACTAATAATTATGTTAGTGGTGATTGGACTTATGTGAGTTTAGCAAGCTTTTTTACGGGAATGTATTCTACAGATCATAAATTTTATCATCCTGATTTTAGTAGCTATTCTTTATATAATAAAAAATTATTTAGTGAAGTATTTCAGGAAAATGGATATTTTACATCCAAAATAGATGGTGATTGGAGAAGTACACCTACTATGGGATACGCTAAAGGGATAGATAGATATGTGTATCAGCCATGTGTTATGGGAATGCATACAGATGAAGTTATAAATGAAACTATTGAACATTTAGATGCATTTAAAGAAAAAAATAATTTTATGTGGATATGTCTTCCGGATTTGCATGATATAGCAGATGAATACGAAAATAGATTAAGTGTTCAAGTTAATAATCCTATTGAAACTAGAGTTTTTCACAAGACTAATGAGACTAGTGTAAGAAAAACTTATGATGAGAAAAAGATATTTAAATATGGTACTCAACTTAGAAGAATAGATAGGTATTTAGGGATGTTATTTAATTATATAAAGGAAAATTATAAAGAGGATGAATATATTATAAGTGTAGTAGCTGATCATGGACAAGGATATTTTATAAAAGATGAGTTTTTAGACGATGGAAGAATAAAAACAGCTATGATGTTTAGAGGAAAGGGTATACCCAAGGGAGAGTGTACGGAACTAACTCAAGGTATGGATTTATTTCCTGTAATGCTAAATGCTGCCCAAATAAAGGATGTAGATTTAAAGGATGGTAATGTTCCTAAATATTTTGGGGGAGAAAGTGAAAGAGAATATGTATATTCAGAAAGTATTTTTTGTAATGATCCATATAGAGCTACAATCAATGATAAGGTGCATAAATTCTTTTTTGAAACTAAGGAAAATTGTCAAGTAGATTCAAGATTTAAGATTGATGGATATACAATTAAGTTGATAAATAAATCTACAAATAAAGATGAAACAAGTATATATGAAGAAAAAGTTGAAAAATACTTAAAAGTTATATTTAATCATATAAAAGAATACATAATAATTTAG
- a CDS encoding cytidylyltransferase domain-containing protein, with the protein MKKKILAIVPARGGSKGVKKKNLRILGDKPLINWTLDEAKKSKFIDRLIVSTEDDEIQSVALKNDVQVVKRPLELAKDESPTIDAILHALDCLEQEGYVPDYIILLQCTVPFRKVEHIDEAILRFMDNISETESLISVTESEDIPYWYKSIDDTGVLCDFLKYDKSKYTRRQDFEKVYKLNGAIYITKLKSLYDNKSFESDRALSYIMDKISSIDIDTEFDLEYVKFNLMMEKRGI; encoded by the coding sequence GTGAAAAAAAAGATTTTAGCTATAGTTCCTGCTAGGGGAGGATCTAAAGGGGTTAAGAAAAAAAATTTAAGGATATTAGGAGATAAGCCTCTAATTAATTGGACATTAGATGAAGCTAAAAAATCTAAGTTTATAGATAGATTAATAGTATCTACTGAAGATGATGAAATTCAAAGTGTTGCTTTAAAAAACGATGTACAAGTAGTAAAACGTCCTTTAGAATTAGCTAAGGATGAATCACCTACGATAGATGCAATATTACATGCACTAGATTGCTTAGAACAAGAAGGATATGTGCCAGATTATATTATATTATTACAGTGTACTGTACCGTTTAGGAAAGTAGAACATATAGATGAAGCTATATTAAGGTTTATGGATAATATAAGCGAAACAGAATCTTTAATTTCAGTAACAGAAAGTGAAGATATACCATATTGGTATAAATCTATAGATGATACTGGAGTTTTATGTGATTTTCTTAAATATGATAAGAGTAAGTATACTAGAAGACAGGATTTTGAAAAAGTATATAAGTTAAATGGAGCCATATATATAACGAAGTTAAAAAGTTTATATGATAATAAATCGTTTGAGAGTGATAGAGCATTATCTTATATTATGGATAAGATATCATCAATTGATATAGATACTGAATTTGACTTAGAATATGTTAAATTTAATTTAATGATGGAGAAAAGAGGCATATGA
- the fliB gene encoding flagellin lysine-N-methylase: protein MKNKRLLQPIYVKNFKCIGKDCEDSCCIGWKIHIDKSTIKKYKNVRNKDLKKRLDKYIKRNRHSVSDKDYGKIKLLENGDCPFLNSEKLCDIFINLGEDKLSRICTQYPRIYNEVEYDVEKSLTVSCPEAARLVLLSKSPMEFEEIQFEEHNVHIDSNVSFKNSNRSIEVYKNFWNIRIFIISVLQNRQYSLDERLMILAFFYKELSEENKNVKDLVDEFEVKVAQNLYKDILLKFDGNLEIKISMLIGLLNINIENNIKFADFTKKYLQGLDIQDYEESELEDIKFKYKLIYEKHYKNIMKDNSYILENYLVNYVFQNLMPLSSFDLFEECMVMVIYYSIIRIYLLGLREYYNEKFSEEVVVVFLQQFTKTIIHNKRYSIWMQEFLESRNLNTIAYLAILLKI from the coding sequence ATGAAAAACAAAAGATTACTTCAACCTATATACGTTAAAAATTTTAAATGTATAGGAAAGGATTGTGAAGATAGTTGTTGTATAGGTTGGAAGATACATATAGATAAAAGTACAATTAAAAAGTATAAAAATGTGCGAAATAAAGATTTAAAAAAAAGACTAGATAAATATATAAAAAGAAATAGACATTCAGTATCTGATAAAGATTATGGAAAGATAAAGTTGTTGGAAAATGGAGATTGTCCTTTTTTAAATTCCGAAAAGTTATGTGATATTTTTATTAATTTAGGAGAAGATAAATTATCTCGTATATGTACTCAATATCCCAGAATATATAATGAAGTAGAATATGATGTTGAAAAATCTTTAACAGTATCTTGTCCAGAAGCTGCAAGATTAGTATTGTTAAGTAAATCACCTATGGAGTTTGAAGAAATACAATTTGAAGAACATAATGTACATATTGATTCTAATGTTAGTTTTAAAAATAGTAATAGGAGTATTGAAGTTTATAAAAACTTTTGGAATATACGAATTTTTATAATTTCAGTATTACAAAACAGACAATATTCTTTAGATGAAAGATTAATGATTTTAGCTTTCTTTTATAAAGAATTAAGTGAAGAAAATAAAAATGTTAAAGATCTTGTTGATGAATTTGAAGTAAAAGTAGCCCAAAATTTATATAAAGATATATTGTTAAAGTTTGATGGAAATTTGGAAATAAAGATAAGTATGTTAATTGGTTTACTTAACATTAATATAGAAAATAATATTAAGTTTGCGGATTTTACGAAAAAGTATTTACAAGGATTAGATATACAAGATTATGAGGAAAGTGAGTTAGAAGATATTAAGTTTAAGTATAAATTAATATATGAAAAACATTATAAAAATATCATGAAAGATAACTCGTATATACTGGAAAATTACTTAGTAAACTATGTATTTCAAAATCTAATGCCACTATCTAGTTTTGATTTATTTGAAGAATGCATGGTTATGGTTATATATTATTCTATTATAAGAATATATTTGCTAGGACTAAGGGAATATTATAATGAAAAATTTTCCGAAGAAGTAGTAGTGGTTTTTTTACAGCAGTTTACTAAAACTATAATACATAATAAAAGATATAGTATATGGATGCAAGAATTTTTAGAATCAAGAAATTTAAATACCATTGCGTATTTAGCAATTCTTTTGAAAATTTAA
- a CDS encoding flagellin, with amino-acid sequence MRLSHNMASLTICREQEKVWNSQSMYMNRISSGFKINSSKENPNGLALSEKMRVQIRGLQIAQRNAQDGMSMIQSADGALEGVQSMLIRIRELSIQAGGATNENDRKALKSEINQMIEGIDDTLKHSDFNGKSILSAKEPGKTHEKMAIGANVGEVVDIPVFHLSSDELNLNSLKGKNLDSDTIGNYLEVVDSAVDKISDIRGKYGALCNRFEGTYNEVNELHDTIVGTESKIRDTDIAEAMMNLARDNILVEAGQAMLVQSNKFPQDALRVLEGVK; translated from the coding sequence ATGAGATTAAGTCATAATATGGCATCATTGACTATATGTCGTGAACAAGAAAAGGTTTGGAATAGTCAAAGTATGTACATGAATAGAATTTCATCTGGATTTAAGATAAACTCATCAAAGGAAAATCCAAATGGTCTTGCATTAAGTGAAAAAATGAGAGTTCAAATAAGAGGACTTCAAATAGCCCAAAGGAATGCTCAAGATGGCATGAGTATGATTCAATCGGCAGACGGAGCATTAGAAGGGGTTCAATCGATGCTTATTAGAATAAGGGAACTTTCAATTCAAGCAGGTGGAGCTACTAATGAAAATGATAGAAAGGCTCTTAAAAGTGAAATAAATCAGATGATTGAGGGTATTGATGATACTTTAAAGCACTCGGATTTTAATGGAAAAAGCATTTTAAGTGCAAAAGAACCAGGGAAAACTCATGAAAAAATGGCTATTGGAGCTAATGTTGGAGAAGTTGTGGATATTCCAGTGTTTCATTTGTCTAGTGATGAGTTAAATCTCAATTCGTTAAAGGGAAAAAACTTAGATAGTGATACGATAGGGAATTATTTGGAAGTTGTTGATAGTGCGGTAGATAAAATTTCAGATATTAGAGGAAAATATGGTGCGTTGTGTAATAGATTTGAAGGAACATATAATGAAGTAAATGAACTGCATGATACCATAGTTGGAACAGAAAGTAAGATAAGAGATACAGATATTGCTGAAGCAATGATGAATCTAGCTAGAGATAATATCTTAGTAGAAGCGGGACAAGCAATGCTAGTTCAGTCCAATAAATTTCCACAAGATGCTCTAAGAGTATTGGAAGGGGTTAAATAG